GCCGGTGGTCAGAGAGCAGGGGTGTTGGCcctcaccctctccagtgttCTCCGCCTTCCTTGGCTTGCTGACTGCCAGGTCCAGGTGCCAAGAGTGGTGTGGGCACAGTGCAGATCCAGGTGGCAGTTGATAACACTGATGCTCCCTCTCTGGGCACTTTCATAGGgttttttccagattccacaggTCCTTTGACCCGCCACACCTGTCCTGGTACCGTGTGTGCAAGGGCAGCTAAGCCCAGTGTGGCCACCACTGACCTCCATGTTGGCTCCAGGCCTGAGTGGGGCACGGCCAGTCCCCTGGGCCTCCCAGCTGCGGGGGACACGTACCGGGCTCCTCAAGTGGCCCAGAGACCCCCTCGCTGTGGTCAAGGAGAAGAAGAGATCACCCCATGGATGTGGGGAGGGCACCCCCTCTCTACCCTCGTACCTTCTCAGAAAGTACCGGGTCCCTGGGTGAGGGACTCAAGGGCTGGAGAGCTGGGTTTTGCCCATAAACTCTGAGGTTCCCCTCCGCTCTGTCCTGGGAGTCTCCATCTTACATCAAGATCAAGCGCAGGAGCCAAGACTCTAACCTGCTGccatttttcagaaagaaatgaacCGGGGCAAACTGATGTGTGAGATAGAGCCTGGCTCACAGTGAGGACCCGGAAGAGCCGCAAGTCTGAGAAACAAAGAGCACGTGTGAATGCGAAAGTCTCCAGCTCTGGGCTGCACCGTGAAAGCTGGCCACACGGTGGCCAGACGGCCACACAGACGGACTTTCAGGGCAGAGGGGCCCGGGGCCCGGAGAGCCGCGAGGTGCTGGCAGACCCACAGAGGACCCCTCTCTGGGAACAGGGCTCTCAGCCCCTGCAGGAAAGCAACCGAGAGCCACGGACCCCCCAGGTCCAGGGTGGAAGGGGGCCCCATGCCCCAGACCCTCAGGGAGGTGCTCTCCACAGCCGGGGTGGCAGGGGTCCCCCTCTTCTCCAGTGACGAAGAGGAGGCTCAGAGCCGAGGAGCCTGGGCAGCAGGCTCCCAGCTCAGCCCCAGCAGAGGCGGGACTGGAACGCAAGTCTTGTGACTCCAGTTGAGTCGTTTCCCTGCAACACAGCTGCCTCCCATTAATCTCCCACGTGCGAGACTTGGAAGGCACCCCGCGAGCGGAGCGGGGCTGCCAGGCTGCTTCAATGGGCAGCGCTGACCCAGGGCAGGGCCGCACGGGTGCTGCTGGAACCCGTGGGAACGAGGCTCCCATCCCAGCCACGTGTCCTCCGCGGCAGAGCCGGCGTCCCTGCAGCCACGGACACCGCGCCGGCCCCCTCGGCACACTGGGCCGGTGCTCCGGCTGctcacccagccctgccctgggccccaggacaCAGCCTGGGCGTCCGGAGCCAGTGTCAGTGGGGGAGAGGGAACTCACACACGATGCCGTAGCTTCCCGGGACGGGCGCTGTGAAGGCACGGTGCAGGCCGCACGCAACCAGGAGGACGGGGTCGCGGCCCTCTTTATGAGAGCTCGGGGACACGGGTTCTGGGCCCTGCAGTTCAGTGAAAGCCCTCGCTGTCTCATTTAACCGCCGAGGGCAGGAGCAGACCAGCGGTTCTTTCGCtctgtttctccctcttctcccaagAGAAACACCCA
The Sus scrofa isolate TJ Tabasco breed Duroc chromosome 1, Sscrofa11.1, whole genome shotgun sequence DNA segment above includes these coding regions:
- the LOC102168098 gene encoding collagen alpha-1(III) chain-like isoform X1, whose product is MRQRGLSLNCRAQNPCPRALIKRAATPSSWLRAACTVPSQRPSREATASCVSSLSPTDTGSGRPGCVLGPRAGLGEQPEHRPSVPRGPARCPWLQGRRLCRGGHVAGMGASFPRVPAAPVRPCPGSALPIEAAWQPRSARGVPSKSRTWEINGRQLCCRETTQLESQDLRSSPASAGAELGACCPGSSALSLLFVTGEEGDPCHPGCGEHLPEGLGHGAPFHPGPGGSVALGCFPAGAESPVPREGSSVGLPAPRGSPGPGPLCPESPSVWPSGHRVASFHGAAQSWRLSHSHVLFVSQTCGSSGSSL